In Phreatobacter oligotrophus, the following are encoded in one genomic region:
- a CDS encoding ABC transporter permease: MSDIVQIPPVVAAVAPSRFRRRVLKHKGLLIGSGIFAIIVLMALLAPFVSPHDPYAQDLTNRLVPPVWYERGSWLHPLGTDNLGRDYLSRMLYGAQISLLIGMSVMVISGLIGTALGLAAGYFGGRIDLIVTFVITTRLALPVVLVALAVVAMVGGTLGIVIAVLGLLKWDRFAVVMRSATQQVRSLDYVEAARASGASQLRIILREVLPNVLPHLIVVGTVEAASAILLEAALSFLGLGVQPPLPSWGLMISEAKNFMFFSFWLIAIPGSALALLVLAINMIGDGLRDVTAPDSRS; the protein is encoded by the coding sequence ATGAGCGACATCGTCCAGATCCCCCCGGTCGTCGCCGCCGTCGCCCCGTCGCGCTTCCGCCGCCGCGTGCTGAAGCACAAGGGCCTGCTGATCGGCTCGGGCATCTTCGCCATCATCGTGCTCATGGCCCTGCTGGCGCCCTTCGTGTCGCCGCACGACCCCTATGCCCAGGACCTCACCAACCGCCTCGTGCCACCCGTCTGGTACGAGCGCGGCAGCTGGCTCCATCCGCTCGGCACCGACAATCTCGGCCGCGACTATCTCTCGCGCATGCTCTACGGCGCGCAGATCTCGCTGCTCATCGGCATGTCGGTGATGGTGATCTCCGGCCTGATCGGCACGGCCCTCGGCCTCGCGGCGGGCTATTTCGGCGGTCGCATCGACCTGATCGTCACCTTCGTCATCACCACGCGCCTGGCTCTGCCCGTGGTGCTGGTGGCGCTCGCCGTGGTGGCGATGGTCGGCGGTACGCTCGGCATCGTCATCGCCGTGCTGGGACTCCTCAAATGGGACCGCTTCGCCGTCGTCATGCGCTCGGCGACGCAACAGGTGCGCTCGCTCGACTATGTGGAGGCAGCACGTGCGTCGGGCGCGAGCCAGCTGCGCATCATCCTGCGCGAGGTGCTGCCCAACGTGCTGCCGCATCTCATCGTCGTCGGCACGGTCGAGGCGGCGAGCGCCATCCTGCTGGAGGCGGCGCTCTCCTTCCTCGGTCTCGGCGTCCAACCGCCGCTGCCCTCCTGGGGGCTGATGATCTCGGAAGCGAAGAACTTCATGTTCTTCTCCTTCTGGCTCATCGCCATCCCCGGCTCGGCGCTCGCCCTCCTGGTGCTAGCCATCAACATGATCGGCGACGGCCTGCGCGACGTGACGGCCCCCGACAGCCGGTCGTGA
- a CDS encoding TAXI family TRAP transporter solute-binding subunit produces the protein MFKRMIAAAGMAAALVAGAMAPATAQTVEWRGGSIGGGWYTIVSGAAKLLEDKVPGLTIKAVPGGGAANPVAVQQGQAQLAMSIDIFASMAATGTGTYQGRPLADKLRMIGQSFGDTPYHFIRAPGQTMDIPTLFREGRNIRFGGANNGATDEIALRWLLAVYGQTYDSLRARGWRFQLAAYGDLASAYRDGQLDYAFFALGLPGSAVVDMATGRDGELLDIPQDVMDAFKQRHGMGSGVIPGGTYPRFHGNREVKTLVMATTLVTSTDVSEDIVYKITKAICENVAELPRIHGSLKDYRCETAIANRPVPVHPGALRYYRERGWVQG, from the coding sequence ATGTTCAAGCGAATGATCGCAGCGGCCGGCATGGCCGCGGCTCTGGTGGCGGGTGCCATGGCACCGGCGACCGCGCAGACCGTCGAGTGGCGCGGCGGATCCATCGGCGGCGGCTGGTACACGATCGTGTCGGGTGCCGCCAAGCTGCTCGAGGACAAGGTCCCGGGGCTCACCATCAAGGCGGTGCCCGGCGGCGGCGCGGCCAATCCGGTCGCCGTGCAGCAGGGGCAGGCGCAGCTCGCCATGTCCATCGACATCTTCGCGTCCATGGCGGCGACGGGCACCGGCACCTATCAGGGCCGTCCGCTGGCCGACAAGCTGCGCATGATCGGCCAGTCCTTCGGCGATACGCCCTATCATTTCATCCGCGCGCCGGGCCAGACCATGGACATTCCGACGCTGTTCCGCGAGGGGCGCAACATCCGCTTCGGCGGCGCCAACAACGGTGCGACCGACGAGATCGCCCTGCGCTGGCTGCTCGCCGTCTATGGCCAGACCTATGACAGCCTGCGGGCCCGCGGCTGGCGCTTCCAGCTCGCGGCCTACGGCGATCTCGCCAGCGCCTATCGCGACGGCCAGCTCGACTATGCCTTCTTCGCCCTCGGCCTGCCGGGCTCGGCCGTGGTCGACATGGCGACGGGCCGCGACGGCGAGCTTCTCGACATCCCGCAGGACGTGATGGACGCCTTCAAGCAGCGCCATGGCATGGGTTCCGGCGTCATCCCCGGCGGCACCTATCCGCGCTTCCACGGCAACCGCGAGGTCAAGACGCTGGTCATGGCGACGACGCTGGTCACCTCGACCGACGTCTCCGAGGACATCGTCTACAAGATCACCAAGGCCATCTGCGAGAACGTCGCCGAGCTGCCGCGCATCCACGGCTCCCTGAAGGACTATCGCTGCGAGACGGCCATCGCCAACCGTCCGGTGCCGGTCCATCCCGGTGCGCTGCGCTACTACCGCGAACGCGGCTGGGTGCAGGGCTGA
- a CDS encoding M20 family metallopeptidase: protein MTRAAAVAAAHQMFDDGSLKAIFARRIAIPTESQNPARAPDLARYLTAEMQPSLESMGFTCRILTHPNAKGPFLLAERIEDPALVTVLGYGHGDVIAGLEGQWKDGRDPWTLDDTGERWYGRGVVDNKGQHAINIEALRCVLKTRGKLGFNVRYLIEMGEEVGSAGLHDLARDNRELFLADLLIGSDGPRMTAERPTLCLGSRGGYRIDLEIKAREGGHHSGNWGGLLSNPGVRLAHAISTIIGPTGQVRVHELLPKEMPESVKRALSDIEPASIPGGPQIDPWWGEPGFTPAEKVYGWNTFEVLAFGCGDIGNPQNAVPPSAKAVCQIRTVVGSEPEGFIPAIKRHLIRHGFPDVEVSSGRDASFKATRTDPDHPWVRWAAASIAETTGKKPAVIPNAGGSLPNDVFAEIIGMPTIWVPHSYPGCSQHAPNEHVPSALVREAIGLMAGLYWDLGEGKHPPLAR, encoded by the coding sequence ATGACCCGCGCCGCCGCCGTTGCCGCCGCCCACCAGATGTTCGACGACGGCAGCCTCAAGGCGATCTTCGCCCGCCGCATCGCGATCCCCACCGAGAGCCAGAACCCCGCCCGCGCGCCGGACCTCGCCCGCTACCTCACGGCGGAGATGCAGCCCTCGCTGGAATCGATGGGCTTCACCTGCCGCATCCTCACCCATCCCAACGCCAAGGGGCCCTTCCTCCTCGCCGAGCGGATCGAGGACCCGGCCCTCGTCACCGTGCTCGGCTATGGCCATGGCGACGTCATTGCCGGCCTCGAGGGCCAGTGGAAGGACGGCCGCGACCCCTGGACGCTCGATGACACGGGCGAGCGCTGGTACGGCCGCGGCGTCGTCGACAACAAGGGCCAGCACGCCATCAACATCGAGGCGCTGCGCTGCGTGCTGAAGACGCGCGGCAAGCTCGGCTTCAACGTCCGCTACCTCATCGAGATGGGCGAGGAGGTCGGCTCCGCCGGCCTCCACGATCTGGCCCGCGACAACCGCGAGCTCTTCCTCGCTGACCTGCTGATCGGCTCGGACGGCCCGCGCATGACCGCCGAACGCCCGACGCTCTGCCTCGGCTCGCGCGGCGGCTACCGCATCGACCTCGAGATCAAGGCGCGCGAGGGCGGCCACCATTCCGGCAACTGGGGCGGCCTCCTGTCGAACCCCGGCGTGCGCCTCGCCCACGCTATCTCCACCATCATCGGCCCGACCGGCCAGGTCCGCGTCCACGAACTCCTGCCGAAGGAGATGCCGGAATCGGTGAAGCGCGCGCTGTCCGACATCGAGCCGGCGAGCATTCCCGGCGGGCCGCAGATCGACCCCTGGTGGGGCGAGCCGGGCTTCACCCCGGCCGAGAAGGTCTATGGCTGGAACACCTTCGAGGTGCTGGCCTTCGGCTGCGGCGACATCGGCAATCCGCAGAATGCCGTGCCGCCCTCGGCCAAGGCGGTCTGCCAGATCCGCACCGTCGTCGGGTCCGAGCCCGAGGGCTTCATCCCCGCCATCAAGCGGCACCTCATCCGCCACGGCTTCCCCGATGTCGAGGTCTCCTCCGGCCGCGACGCCTCCTTCAAGGCGACCCGCACCGACCCCGACCATCCCTGGGTGCGCTGGGCCGCGGCCTCCATCGCCGAGACCACCGGCAAGAAGCCGGCGGTCATCCCCAATGCCGGCGGTTCCCTGCCGAACGACGTCTTCGCCGAGATCATCGGCATGCCGACGATCTGGGTGCCGCATTCCTATCCCGGCTGCTCCCAGCACGCCCCGAACGAGCATGTACCCTCGGCGCTGGTGCGCGAGGCCATCGGTCTCATGGCCGGCCTCTACTGGGACCTCGGCGAGGGCAAGCATCCGCCGCTGGCGCGCTGA
- a CDS encoding NAD(P)/FAD-dependent oxidoreductase: MTQERVDVAIVGGGMVGMATALACRERGLSVTVVDPGGIREAASYGNAGVISRGSIIPVAGPGILKKLPRYALNREVAMRVDYGSLLAVAPWLIAFLRRCNEASLREAAAALDPLCAAAYDEHWRIAGEIGARDLIQRRGWVKLYRSDAAFEGSALERELLSHHKIAFEVIDGAELPQFEPALKRRYAKAVWHTETGSVRDPGGLVQAYEAAARHRGVTILAGRARTVVDDAEGARIDLEGGGAVTARTVVIAAGAAAHDLTRTMGYRLPLAAERGYHRHFVDAGEHKLSRPIHDTGGSYVVSPMNAGLRLLSGVELARRDAPPNLTQITAVEADARQTLAMGETVEETAWHGSRPSTPDGLPVIGRAPRHRNVVFAFGHGHIGLSTGPITGRLVAEIVIGAPVSLPIAPFSPGRF, from the coding sequence ATGACGCAGGAGCGGGTCGACGTCGCCATCGTTGGCGGCGGCATGGTCGGCATGGCGACAGCGCTTGCCTGCCGCGAACGCGGGCTGTCGGTCACCGTCGTCGATCCCGGCGGCATCCGCGAGGCGGCGAGCTACGGCAATGCTGGCGTCATCTCGCGCGGCTCGATCATTCCTGTCGCCGGTCCTGGCATCCTCAAGAAACTGCCGCGCTATGCGCTGAACCGCGAAGTCGCCATGCGGGTCGACTACGGTTCGCTGCTGGCCGTGGCGCCCTGGCTCATCGCCTTCCTGCGCCGCTGCAATGAGGCCTCCCTCCGCGAGGCCGCCGCCGCCCTCGACCCGCTCTGCGCGGCTGCCTATGACGAGCACTGGCGCATTGCCGGCGAGATCGGCGCCCGGGACCTGATCCAGCGCCGCGGCTGGGTGAAGCTCTATCGCAGCGACGCCGCCTTCGAGGGCTCCGCCCTGGAGCGCGAGCTTCTCAGCCACCACAAGATCGCCTTCGAGGTGATCGATGGCGCCGAGTTGCCGCAGTTCGAGCCGGCGCTGAAGCGGCGCTATGCGAAGGCGGTCTGGCATACCGAGACCGGATCGGTCCGCGATCCCGGCGGGCTGGTGCAGGCCTATGAGGCCGCCGCCCGCCACCGCGGCGTCACCATCCTCGCCGGCCGCGCCCGCACGGTGGTGGACGATGCGGAGGGCGCCCGCATCGATCTGGAGGGCGGCGGTGCGGTCACGGCCCGCACGGTCGTCATCGCCGCGGGAGCTGCCGCCCATGACCTCACCCGCACCATGGGCTACCGGCTGCCGCTGGCCGCCGAGCGCGGCTATCACCGCCACTTCGTCGATGCCGGCGAGCACAAGCTCTCAAGGCCCATCCACGACACCGGCGGCTCCTATGTCGTCTCGCCGATGAATGCCGGTCTGAGGCTTCTCTCCGGCGTCGAGCTCGCCCGCCGCGATGCGCCGCCGAACCTCACCCAGATCACCGCCGTCGAGGCCGACGCCCGCCAGACCCTCGCCATGGGCGAGACGGTGGAAGAGACGGCCTGGCACGGGTCCCGCCCCTCGACGCCGGACGGGCTACCGGTTATCGGCCGCGCGCCGCGGCACCGCAACGTCGTCTTCGCCTTCGGCCATGGCCATATCGGCCTGTCCACAGGCCCGATCACTGGGCGCCTCGTCGCCGAGATCGTCATCGGCGCGCCGGTGAGCTTGCCCATCGCGCCCTTCTCGCCGGGCCGGTTCTAG
- a CDS encoding ABC transporter permease, producing MFTYTLKRLALAALVALTVSALSFVLLRLSGDVAIAIAGEGARAEDIAAVRQQYGLDRPLIIQYLDWLGRTLTGDFGQSLYFRTPVFGLIVDKIQTTLILALAAILFALSLSIPLGVMAAVWQNSWIDRLCLWIAVAGQALPNFFFALCLIMVFSIGLGWLPVSGTDGWENFIMPTVALGYYVTPPFMRLVRAGMIEVLNADYIRTARAKGLPSSTVIIRHGLRNALVPVVALTAVQLGFLLGGSIVIETVFALDGLGYLAYQAIAQKDFPVIQAVLMLLSVGYVVLTLAADLVNAWIDPRIRVG from the coding sequence ATGTTCACCTACACGCTCAAGCGCCTCGCCCTCGCCGCCCTCGTGGCGCTGACGGTTTCGGCGCTCTCCTTCGTGCTGCTGCGCCTGTCCGGCGACGTCGCCATCGCCATCGCCGGCGAGGGCGCCCGCGCCGAGGACATCGCCGCCGTGCGCCAGCAATACGGCCTCGATCGGCCGCTCATCATCCAGTACCTCGACTGGCTCGGCCGCACCCTTACCGGCGATTTCGGCCAGTCGCTCTATTTCCGCACGCCCGTCTTCGGGCTCATCGTCGACAAGATCCAGACGACGCTGATCCTCGCCCTCGCGGCGATCCTCTTCGCGCTGTCGCTCTCCATCCCCCTCGGGGTCATGGCGGCGGTCTGGCAGAACTCCTGGATCGACCGGCTCTGCCTCTGGATCGCCGTGGCGGGACAGGCGCTGCCCAATTTCTTCTTCGCGCTCTGCCTCATCATGGTCTTCTCCATCGGCCTCGGCTGGCTGCCGGTCTCCGGCACCGATGGCTGGGAGAATTTCATCATGCCGACGGTGGCGCTCGGCTACTACGTGACGCCGCCCTTCATGCGCCTTGTCCGCGCCGGCATGATCGAGGTGCTGAACGCCGACTATATCCGCACGGCGCGCGCCAAGGGCCTGCCGTCCTCGACGGTCATCATCCGCCACGGCCTGCGCAACGCCCTGGTGCCGGTGGTGGCGCTCACCGCCGTCCAGCTCGGCTTCCTGCTCGGCGGCTCCATCGTCATCGAGACGGTCTTCGCCCTCGACGGCCTCGGCTACCTCGCCTACCAGGCCATCGCCCAGAAGGACTTTCCGGTGATCCAGGCGGTGCTGATGCTGCTCTCGGTCGGCTATGTCGTGCTGACGCTTGCGGCCGACCTCGTCAATGCGTGGATCGACCCCAGGATCCGGGTGGGCTGA